One Parachlamydia sp. AcF125 DNA segment encodes these proteins:
- a CDS encoding F-box-like domain-containing protein, producing the protein MNSVVATGGAGFKAHNQPIIENGLINEKLPPELFVHILSYLDKIDIQAAAKVNRLWYATSLDIVKSNKFTLIKNFAKWLGENLPKKSCASQIERLLRLGIDKKILGAVDLLAVKFSIDELKEEILDILKDLSEEDCTCLERVPIGKISSIFFEDVFNLASAYREIEIARKVSPKNRGNFILENACTILIQHRKVDKAVEAAMWVPREYRRNSILENACKMLLQHRKVDKAVEVAMLIPCEDKRNFMLEGISTILAQSLKVEQAVEIARMISDGGRRNSMLEEIPIIAEQSLEAEQAVEAAMMVSDVDKRNSMLEDICQILAQNKDTHKALEVAALIADKDRRNSILENVCKVLAQNGKAEQAVEVAAMIADIAKRNSILEDVCKVLAQNEKVGEAVEAAVMLSDQRRADSMFKEICKILAQNEDRSKAVAAGMMIPFESQRNSMFKGISITAAKRGIAVKAVKAAMRITRENIRNFTLKDTSTLLAQGGEIDEAVEVARMISYENVRNFTLKDISTLLIQSGKVEKTVQVAMMISDKNVRDNVLKDIPKK; encoded by the coding sequence ATGAATAGTGTCGTTGCAACAGGCGGAGCAGGTTTTAAAGCTCATAATCAACCTATCATTGAAAACGGACTAATAAACGAAAAATTGCCACCTGAACTTTTTGTACACATCCTAAGCTATCTAGATAAGATCGACATCCAAGCGGCTGCTAAAGTTAATCGCTTGTGGTATGCAACCTCCCTAGATATCGTGAAATCCAACAAATTTACTTTAATAAAAAACTTTGCAAAATGGTTGGGTGAAAATTTGCCAAAAAAATCATGTGCAAGTCAGATAGAAAGGCTTTTGCGCCTTGGAATTGATAAAAAAATTTTGGGAGCTGTAGACCTCTTAGCGGTTAAATTCTCAATTGATGAATTGAAGGAAGAAATTTTAGACATTTTAAAAGATTTAAGTGAGGAGGATTGCACTTGCTTAGAGAGGGTGCCGATAGGCAAAATTAGTTCAATTTTTTTTGAAGACGTATTCAATTTAGCCAGTGCTTATCGAGAAATAGAAATTGCCAGAAAGGTGTCCCCCAAAAATAGGGGAAATTTCATCCTTGAAAATGCTTGTACAATATTGATTCAGCATCGAAAAGTAGATAAAGCGGTAGAAGCTGCCATGTGGGTGCCCCGAGAGTATAGGAGAAATTCCATCCTTGAGAATGCTTGTAAAATGTTATTGCAACATCGAAAAGTAGATAAAGCGGTAGAAGTTGCTATGCTGATACCCTGCGAAGATAAGAGAAATTTTATGCTTGAGGGTATTTCTACAATATTAGCTCAAAGCTTAAAAGTAGAGCAGGCGGTAGAAATTGCCAGGATGATATCCGATGGCGGTAGAAGAAATTCTATGCTTGAGGAGATTCCCATAATTGCAGAGCAAAGTTTAGAAGCAGAGCAGGCGGTAGAAGCTGCCATGATGGTATCCGATGTGGATAAGAGAAATTCTATGCTTGAAGATATTTGTCAAATATTAGCACAAAATAAAGATACACATAAGGCGTTAGAAGTTGCCGCGTTGATAGCCGACAAAGATAGGAGAAATTCTATCCTTGAGAATGTTTGTAAAGTATTAGCGCAAAATGGAAAAGCAGAGCAGGCGGTAGAAGTTGCCGCGATGATAGCTGACATAGCTAAGAGAAATTCTATCCTTGAGGATGTTTGCAAAGTATTAGCGCAAAATGAAAAAGTAGGGGAGGCGGTAGAAGCTGCCGTGATGTTATCTGACCAACGCAGGGCAGATTCTATGTTTAAGGAGATTTGTAAAATATTAGCACAAAATGAAGACAGAAGTAAGGCGGTAGCAGCTGGCATGATGATACCCTTTGAAAGTCAGAGAAATTCTATGTTTAAAGGTATTTCTATAACAGCCGCAAAACGTGGAATAGCAGTTAAGGCGGTAAAAGCTGCTATGAGAATAACTCGAGAAAACATTAGAAACTTTACGCTTAAGGATACTTCTACGCTATTAGCCCAAGGTGGAGAAATAGATGAAGCAGTAGAAGTTGCCAGAATGATATCCTACGAAAACGTTAGAAATTTTACGCTTAAGGATATTTCTACGCTGTTAATCCAAAGTGGAAAAGTAGAGAAGACGGTACAAGTTGCCATGATGATATCAGACAAAAATGTCAGAGATAATGTTCTTAAAGATATTCCTAAAAAGTAA
- the rsmD gene encoding 16S rRNA (guanine(966)-N(2))-methyltransferase RsmD produces the protein MRIIAGLHKNRQILAPKGDKTRPTSNQLRAALFNICQLYIEDAHFLDLFAGSGAIGLEALSRGAKKVVFVDNQRESIQCIQHNLANLKEEARGQVFFNDAFDYLKESAVCHEKFDIIYADPPYDSCLIKKGEALGFSEKILQMVNEKSLLRIGGLLFLEDSRASLAEVEAYGSLRLRSARQFGHSKLLEYQNFLEG, from the coding sequence ATGCGAATTATTGCAGGCTTACATAAAAATCGTCAGATTCTAGCCCCAAAAGGGGATAAAACGCGTCCCACTTCTAATCAATTGCGCGCGGCTTTATTCAACATCTGTCAGTTATATATTGAAGATGCGCATTTTTTAGATTTATTTGCCGGCTCGGGAGCGATAGGATTGGAGGCTTTAAGTCGGGGGGCTAAAAAAGTGGTCTTTGTTGACAACCAGCGAGAGAGTATTCAATGTATTCAACACAATCTTGCCAATCTTAAGGAAGAGGCCCGTGGCCAGGTTTTTTTTAATGATGCTTTTGACTACTTAAAAGAATCGGCTGTCTGTCATGAGAAATTTGATATTATTTATGCAGATCCTCCTTATGATTCCTGTTTGATAAAAAAAGGGGAAGCCTTAGGGTTTAGTGAAAAAATTTTGCAAATGGTGAATGAAAAGAGCTTGCTGCGCATAGGGGGGCTTCTTTTTTTAGAAGATTCGCGCGCTTCTCTAGCAGAAGTGGAAGCATATGGTTCCCTTCGCCTCCGAAGTGCTCGACAATTTGGCCACTCAAAGCTTCTAGAATATCAAAACTTCTTAGAAGGCTAA
- the hemF gene encoding oxygen-dependent coproporphyrinogen oxidase produces MQLKSTCLLENFQETSGFRQEVICYLKHLRDTIIRAFEELENGEVFERKTWPYHSGEGGGEISVLRGKVFEKAAVNWSGVLGDKFPMNDGEGAFFATGVSLITHMNNPHAPTAHMNVRYIETANRTWFGGGYDLTPMGFPYEEDTLHFHAVAKETLDRHGSHLYPQFSQNARDYFYIPHMQRERGVGGVFFDHYNTGDLSRDFCMWKDVGETFTKALIPILKKRINQPFSDEEKEVQLKKRGHYVEFNLLYDRGTKFGFQSGGNPEAILCSLPPVVKW; encoded by the coding sequence ATGCAGCTGAAATCTACATGCTTGCTAGAAAATTTCCAAGAAACATCTGGTTTTCGACAAGAGGTTATCTGCTATCTAAAGCACTTGCGAGACACAATCATTCGGGCTTTTGAGGAGCTTGAAAATGGAGAGGTATTTGAGCGCAAAACTTGGCCCTACCATTCAGGAGAAGGGGGAGGAGAGATCTCGGTTCTTCGGGGAAAGGTTTTTGAAAAAGCTGCTGTGAACTGGTCTGGTGTATTGGGCGATAAATTCCCTATGAATGATGGTGAAGGGGCTTTTTTTGCCACAGGGGTCAGCCTAATCACCCATATGAACAATCCACACGCTCCAACAGCACATATGAATGTGCGTTATATTGAGACGGCGAACCGAACCTGGTTTGGTGGAGGATATGATTTAACTCCGATGGGATTTCCTTATGAGGAAGATACCCTCCATTTTCATGCGGTTGCGAAAGAAACATTAGATCGACATGGGTCTCATTTATACCCCCAATTTTCCCAGAATGCTCGAGATTACTTCTACATTCCTCACATGCAAAGGGAAAGAGGAGTGGGAGGCGTTTTCTTTGATCACTACAATACGGGAGACCTATCGCGAGATTTCTGTATGTGGAAAGATGTGGGAGAAACTTTTACAAAAGCTCTCATCCCCATTCTTAAAAAGAGAATCAATCAGCCTTTTTCTGACGAGGAAAAAGAAGTTCAGCTTAAAAAGCGCGGACATTATGTGGAGTTTAACCTTCTCTATGATCGCGGAACAAAGTTTGGCTTTCAATCTGGAGGTAATCCAGAGGCTATCCTTTGTTCATTACCGCCTGTTGTAAAGTGGTAG
- a CDS encoding NAD(P)/FAD-dependent oxidoreductase, translated as MSLKCVVIGGGAAGFFGAIACAQKNPLAQVTILEKTRQVLAKVRISGGGRCNVTHACFDPAQLVKNYPRGNKALLGPFHRFQPRDTIEWFEKRGVMLKTEEDGRMFPLTDSSQTIIECLMQAARKAKVEIKLEAGIVRIEREAGQFKLFLGDGECHYADRLLLATGSHPLAFQWAAALGHTIVPPVPSLFTFNIQNFSLKELAGVSVEQAEAKIEGTALAQSGPLLITHWGFSGPAALKLSAWGARDLHQKGYKGTLVINWIPQFLADRALSTLQQGRKKLARRSLGSENPFSLPRQLWKALLIRAEIEAEKKWVNLDNASLNRLVQRLQEDRYLIEGKSTYKQEFVTCGGVHLDEINFKAMESRLCPHLYFAGEILDIDGVTGGFNFQNAWTTSWLAGQAMAIEE; from the coding sequence ATGTCTTTAAAGTGTGTGGTAATAGGTGGAGGAGCTGCCGGGTTTTTTGGGGCAATTGCCTGTGCGCAAAAAAATCCTTTAGCACAAGTGACCATTTTGGAAAAAACCAGGCAAGTTTTAGCTAAGGTGCGTATCTCGGGTGGGGGGAGATGCAATGTGACTCATGCCTGTTTCGACCCTGCCCAACTTGTTAAAAATTATCCTCGGGGGAACAAAGCTCTATTAGGTCCTTTTCATCGCTTTCAACCTAGAGATACGATTGAGTGGTTTGAGAAACGGGGGGTAATGTTAAAAACAGAGGAAGATGGGCGAATGTTTCCTCTTACAGATAGTTCTCAAACAATTATTGAGTGTTTAATGCAAGCAGCTCGCAAAGCCAAAGTGGAGATTAAATTGGAAGCGGGTATTGTCCGGATAGAGCGTGAGGCAGGGCAATTTAAGCTATTTTTAGGCGATGGGGAATGCCATTATGCGGATCGCCTTTTGCTGGCAACGGGCAGCCATCCTTTAGCGTTTCAATGGGCAGCTGCGTTGGGGCATACGATTGTTCCTCCTGTGCCTTCCTTATTCACTTTCAATATACAAAATTTTTCGCTTAAAGAATTGGCAGGGGTTTCAGTGGAACAGGCCGAAGCCAAAATAGAAGGCACTGCCCTTGCGCAATCGGGCCCACTTTTAATTACCCACTGGGGTTTTAGTGGGCCTGCTGCTCTCAAGCTTTCTGCATGGGGAGCTCGAGATCTCCATCAAAAGGGTTATAAAGGCACTCTTGTAATTAATTGGATTCCTCAATTTTTAGCAGACCGGGCCCTTTCAACCCTGCAGCAGGGGCGCAAAAAGCTTGCGCGTCGGTCTTTAGGATCAGAAAATCCTTTCTCTTTGCCCCGCCAATTATGGAAAGCCTTGCTGATACGTGCCGAGATCGAAGCAGAAAAAAAATGGGTGAACCTAGATAATGCCAGCCTAAATCGGCTTGTGCAACGTCTTCAAGAGGATCGCTATCTTATTGAAGGGAAAAGCACTTATAAGCAAGAATTTGTCACCTGTGGAGGAGTTCACCTGGACGAAATTAATTTTAAAGCCATGGAAAGTCGCCTATGCCCGCATCTCTATTTTGCGGGAGAGATTTTGGATATCGATGGGGTGACGGGTGGTTTTAACTTTCAAAATGCTTGGACAACTTCCTGGTTAGCGGGTCAAGCGATGGCAATTGAGGAATAA
- a CDS encoding DUF4116 domain-containing protein yields the protein MVTENVSFLIKSDRIFDYIPIVSTVTNLFDLFQKHFVLPEKADISKSRYYTYLKQKKCSRCVVLLFPFLGNIIMGVYDFANRRFNNRNSMLEVVQKNGAALQFASKALRGDKETVLAAVRQSGRALQFASKALRGDKETVLAAVGQDGMALKYANEALRGDKEVVRVAVRQNGRALKYASQALKTEEKVVLEAVQQDGEAFKYASQQLQDNRDFVLAVVERNGVALKQVKECFKGDGGVVLVAALENEEALEWASPHLKNNRNFMLAAFQQDGQTLEYASKEIKRDKGAVLVAVGENGWSLQYADEQLRGDEEVVFAAVKQDGLALQFALLGLNKNQKIVRAAVGQDGWAFQFANEGLKKDKKFVLKVVRQTGWALKFADEMLRRDAEVVRAAVEQSGWALQYASPDLREKEELVWAAVQQDEWALQYAGNALKNNKDFMLKAAKRNVLLIQYAGEILKNDKDFMLEMVQRDGLMLQYASDVVKDNDQVVRAAVEQNGCALMFASARLKENEEIVRVAVHKSAAAFEYAGEQLKQKLKRELG from the coding sequence ATGGTCACAGAGAATGTTAGTTTTTTAATAAAATCAGATCGTATATTTGACTATATTCCAATTGTGAGTACAGTAACTAACTTGTTTGATTTGTTTCAGAAACATTTTGTTTTGCCAGAAAAAGCAGATATTTCAAAAAGTCGCTACTATACTTATTTGAAGCAAAAAAAATGTTCCCGCTGTGTTGTCCTGCTATTCCCTTTTTTGGGGAATATTATTATGGGAGTTTATGATTTTGCTAATAGAAGATTTAATAATAGAAACTCCATGCTTGAAGTTGTTCAGAAGAATGGGGCGGCGCTTCAGTTTGCCAGCAAAGCGCTTAGAGGAGATAAGGAGACAGTACTCGCGGCTGTTCGGCAAAGTGGGCGAGCGCTTCAGTTTGCCAGCAAAGCGCTTAGAGGAGATAAGGAGACTGTACTCGCGGCTGTTGGGCAAGATGGAATGGCCCTTAAATATGCTAATGAAGCGCTTAGGGGGGATAAGGAGGTCGTACGTGTTGCTGTTAGGCAAAATGGGCGGGCGCTTAAGTATGCCAGCCAAGCGCTTAAAACGGAGGAGAAGGTTGTACTTGAGGCTGTTCAGCAAGATGGAGAAGCGTTTAAATATGCCAGCCAACAGCTTCAAGACAATAGGGACTTCGTCCTTGCTGTTGTTGAAAGGAATGGAGTAGCGCTCAAGCAGGTTAAAGAGTGTTTTAAAGGCGATGGGGGTGTAGTGCTTGTTGCTGCGTTGGAGAATGAAGAGGCACTTGAATGGGCTAGCCCGCATCTTAAAAACAATCGAAACTTCATGCTTGCTGCTTTTCAGCAAGATGGGCAAACGCTTGAATATGCCAGCAAAGAGATTAAACGGGATAAGGGTGCAGTGCTTGTGGCTGTGGGGGAGAATGGGTGGTCACTCCAGTATGCTGACGAACAGCTTAGAGGGGATGAGGAGGTAGTGTTTGCCGCTGTTAAGCAGGACGGGCTGGCGCTTCAGTTTGCCTTGTTAGGTTTGAATAAGAATCAGAAGATAGTGCGTGCCGCTGTTGGCCAGGATGGATGGGCGTTTCAGTTTGCCAATGAAGGGCTTAAAAAGGATAAAAAATTCGTGCTTAAAGTTGTTCGGCAGACTGGGTGGGCACTTAAGTTTGCCGACGAAATGCTCAGAAGAGATGCCGAAGTCGTGCGCGCTGCTGTAGAGCAGAGCGGGTGGGCCTTACAGTATGCTAGCCCAGACCTTAGGGAGAAGGAAGAATTAGTATGGGCCGCTGTTCAGCAGGATGAATGGGCGTTGCAATATGCTGGCAATGCGCTTAAAAACAATAAGGATTTCATGCTTAAAGCTGCTAAACGGAACGTGTTGCTAATTCAGTATGCTGGGGAAATTCTTAAAAATGATAAGGATTTCATGCTTGAGATGGTTCAGCGGGATGGATTGATGCTGCAATATGCTAGCGATGTAGTTAAAGACAATGATCAAGTCGTGCGCGCTGCTGTAGAGCAGAATGGATGTGCGCTTATGTTTGCCAGTGCACGGCTCAAAGAAAATGAGGAGATAGTACGTGTGGCTGTTCACAAGAGTGCGGCAGCATTCGAGTATGCCGGCGAACAGCTTAAGCAAAAGCTCAAGCGAGAATTAGGATAG
- a CDS encoding TrmH family RNA methyltransferase — MFDFTKRKFLGLPIERQHKKCAELIRFLYAQKVEKEEREKLLETYQTLLSWMKMDLMALGNFKSLADQFHFHLKKAKMSLKEWNLLPQISTQDREKGWEEPGLIAIYLDNIRSAFNVGSIIRTVEAFSLGSVYFSKDTPFIEHAQVQKASMGTFEWVTCFKDVSLPDLPKPLIALETSPDALSLYDFVFPEIFSLILGNEEYGCSESTLKEADFLLQIPLTGRKNSINVANAFAIAAGEICRQKRVRESYDQV, encoded by the coding sequence ATGTTTGATTTCACAAAAAGAAAGTTTCTCGGCTTACCTATTGAAAGGCAGCATAAAAAATGCGCGGAATTAATCCGTTTTCTTTACGCGCAAAAAGTGGAGAAAGAAGAGAGGGAAAAGCTTTTAGAGACTTATCAAACGCTGCTAAGTTGGATGAAGATGGATTTAATGGCTTTGGGTAATTTCAAGAGCCTAGCTGATCAATTTCATTTTCATCTCAAAAAAGCTAAAATGTCTTTAAAGGAATGGAACCTATTGCCTCAAATTTCCACTCAAGATCGGGAAAAGGGATGGGAAGAGCCCGGCCTTATCGCCATTTATTTGGATAACATCCGCTCAGCTTTTAATGTGGGTAGCATCATTCGGACAGTCGAAGCCTTTTCCCTAGGGAGCGTTTATTTTTCTAAAGACACTCCTTTTATCGAGCATGCCCAAGTTCAAAAAGCATCTATGGGTACTTTTGAATGGGTCACATGCTTTAAAGATGTTTCATTACCTGATCTTCCAAAACCTCTCATAGCCCTTGAAACAAGCCCTGATGCCCTTTCTCTGTATGATTTTGTCTTCCCCGAAATTTTTTCGCTGATTTTAGGAAATGAAGAATATGGGTGTTCTGAGTCCACCTTAAAAGAAGCTGATTTTCTCCTGCAAATTCCTCTTACCGGAAGGAAAAATTCCATAAACGTAGCGAATGCCTTTGCCATAGCGGCCGGGGAGATCTGCAGACAAAAAAGGGTGAGGGAATCTTATGACCAAGTATAA